The Enteractinococcus fodinae genome has a segment encoding these proteins:
- the rplK gene encoding 50S ribosomal protein L11: MAPKKKVAGLIKLQIEAGAASPAPPVGPALGQHGVNMMEFVKAYNAETESMRGNIVPVEITVYEDRSFTFITKTPPASQLIKKAAGIDKGSGTPHTVKVGKITTAQAQEIAETKMRDLNANDLDAATKIVAGTARSMGITVED; the protein is encoded by the coding sequence ATGGCCCCAAAGAAAAAGGTCGCAGGTCTGATTAAACTCCAGATCGAAGCGGGTGCAGCTTCACCTGCTCCACCGGTTGGCCCAGCACTTGGTCAGCACGGTGTGAACATGATGGAGTTCGTCAAGGCCTACAACGCTGAGACCGAATCCATGCGCGGGAACATCGTGCCGGTTGAAATCACCGTCTACGAAGACCGCTCGTTCACCTTCATCACCAAAACCCCGCCTGCCTCACAGCTGATCAAAAAAGCTGCCGGCATCGACAAGGGTTCTGGTACTCCGCACACCGTCAAGGTTGGCAAGATCACCACGGCCCAGGCGCAAGAAATCGCCGAAACCAAAATGCGTGACCTCAACGCCAATGACCTCGACGCCGCAACCAAAATCGTTGCCGGAACTGCCCGCTCCATGGGCATCACCGTTGAGGACTAA
- the rplA gene encoding 50S ribosomal protein L1 → MAKRSKAYRAAAAKIEDRLYAPAEAIALAKEINPSSIDTTVEVAMRLSVDPRKADQMVRGTANLPHGTGKTARVVVFATGDNAAAAEEAGADFVGSDDLVERIQGGWTDFDAAVASPDMMGLVGRLGKILGPRNLMPNPRTGTVTPNVAQAVKDIKGGKIDFRVDRHANLHFIIGNTSFTAEQLTENYATALDEIIRLKPSAAKGRYITKSTVATTFGPGVPVDPNVTRVLPEDDE, encoded by the coding sequence ATGGCAAAGCGCAGCAAAGCATACAGAGCAGCCGCGGCAAAGATCGAAGATCGCCTGTACGCCCCAGCTGAAGCAATCGCTTTAGCAAAAGAAATCAACCCATCATCCATCGACACCACCGTTGAAGTCGCCATGCGACTATCCGTCGATCCCCGTAAGGCAGACCAGATGGTACGTGGTACCGCAAACCTGCCACACGGAACCGGTAAAACCGCCCGTGTTGTTGTCTTCGCGACAGGGGACAACGCTGCAGCAGCTGAAGAAGCTGGCGCAGATTTCGTTGGCTCGGATGACCTGGTTGAGCGCATTCAGGGCGGTTGGACCGATTTCGACGCCGCCGTTGCATCACCTGACATGATGGGCCTCGTTGGTCGCCTTGGTAAAATCCTGGGCCCACGAAACCTCATGCCAAACCCGCGTACCGGAACCGTCACTCCCAACGTTGCTCAGGCAGTCAAAGACATCAAAGGCGGAAAGATCGACTTCCGCGTTGACCGTCACGCCAACTTGCACTTCATCATTGGCAACACCAGCTTTACCGCTGAACAGCTGACGGAAAACTACGCCACCGCACTGGATGAAATCATTCGTTTGAAACCATCCGCTGCTAAGGGCCGTTACATCACCAAGTCCACTGTCGCCACGACCTTTGGGCCTGGCGTTCCAGTTGATCCAAACGTGACTCGCGTCCTGCCAGAAGACGACGAATAA
- a CDS encoding DUF4352 domain-containing protein yields MSTSTQLHPPVQEHKSRNTVGLIALITAIVGAVFAVIPGAVIIGWILLPIAFVLSIISLFMKDQKRGQGIAALIISIVGTVIGFIVFFAVVATSVDEAFSEDVEIQSPADGATEADTESDEDASTDSEEHDAPSGEEGTRDNPLALGTTVESGDWEVTVNGVDLDATDAIMSENSFNEQPADGNVYVMADVTTTYIGSDPEGETPYISIEYVSSGGNSFASHDAMVVTPNDFDSFETLYEGASTSGNIAMEVPQEDLEAGTLRVSPGLFGDAVFYAVQ; encoded by the coding sequence ATGTCTACGAGTACACAACTGCACCCACCGGTTCAGGAGCACAAATCGCGCAACACGGTGGGACTCATCGCGTTGATCACCGCGATTGTGGGCGCCGTGTTCGCCGTTATCCCTGGAGCAGTCATTATTGGGTGGATTCTGTTGCCCATTGCGTTCGTATTATCGATCATCTCGTTGTTTATGAAAGATCAAAAACGCGGTCAGGGCATCGCGGCCCTGATCATATCCATTGTGGGGACCGTCATTGGGTTCATCGTATTTTTCGCAGTGGTTGCTACCTCGGTAGATGAAGCCTTCAGCGAGGATGTTGAGATTCAATCACCCGCAGACGGCGCAACCGAGGCCGACACCGAATCTGATGAAGACGCCTCCACGGACTCTGAGGAGCACGATGCCCCAAGCGGAGAAGAGGGCACCAGAGACAACCCGTTAGCTCTTGGAACCACTGTCGAAAGTGGTGACTGGGAAGTGACCGTCAACGGTGTCGATCTGGATGCCACTGATGCGATTATGTCCGAGAACTCGTTCAACGAGCAACCAGCCGACGGCAACGTCTATGTCATGGCTGATGTAACGACCACCTATATCGGCAGTGATCCGGAAGGCGAGACCCCTTATATCAGCATCGAGTATGTCTCGTCGGGCGGTAATTCGTTTGCCAGCCATGACGCGATGGTCGTGACGCCGAATGACTTCGACTCATTCGAAACTCTCTACGAAGGTGCTTCCACTTCAGGCAACATTGCGATGGAAGTCCCCCAGGAGGACCTCGAAGCCGGGACACTACGGGTTTCGCCGGGTCTTTTCGGTGATGCAGTGTTCTATGCGGTCCAGTAA
- a CDS encoding sensor histidine kinase: MTTPTKNSRFWHAILAIVVRAAMMFVGSLVTVLATLTAPENFSGAGYDEISDLGAVRFVIGYLLLLLIPWYRKIPLALIITGAFYAVILQGDPYVLAIGLTVWIVRAHYRWHWIISGVGLAAIVVNIVWHLLALWRWEADFDTTVAALVVLTFGFATLGLVLSIGFTTRHRRRMRQAHDTVEAAEHDREVLSSEMTRQTEREYLAREVHDTLAQRLTALSLQAGQMQKSLATSHDAELTSALQDTKRYSDQALKDLRTLVTSLRAQGEKEPTVPSVAPSGFQDLKALLDDAVHQGLTIQPQIMLNNYEAAPDALQRAVLRITQEALTNALRHSTDKRVNLRLEGQPGEGLLLEFTNTRDAQHHFAGGTGTGLLGIKERAELLGGRIQEEYLPQHFRLTVHLPWTLESVEAL, from the coding sequence ATGACGACACCGACGAAGAACTCTCGCTTCTGGCACGCAATACTGGCCATCGTGGTCCGTGCTGCCATGATGTTCGTCGGTTCCCTTGTGACCGTTCTTGCCACACTGACCGCACCCGAAAACTTCAGCGGAGCTGGTTATGATGAGATTTCCGATCTCGGGGCGGTCCGGTTCGTCATTGGCTACCTCTTACTGCTCCTGATTCCGTGGTACCGCAAAATCCCGCTGGCCTTGATCATCACCGGAGCGTTTTACGCGGTGATCTTGCAAGGCGATCCGTATGTGCTGGCCATTGGGTTGACCGTGTGGATTGTACGAGCACACTACCGTTGGCATTGGATAATCAGCGGCGTAGGACTGGCCGCCATCGTGGTGAATATTGTCTGGCATCTTCTTGCGCTGTGGCGCTGGGAAGCCGACTTCGATACCACTGTCGCAGCTCTGGTGGTACTGACTTTCGGATTTGCAACGCTGGGGCTCGTACTGTCCATTGGCTTTACCACCCGCCACCGCCGCCGAATGCGCCAAGCACACGATACCGTTGAAGCAGCAGAACACGATCGCGAAGTGCTCTCATCGGAAATGACCCGCCAGACGGAACGCGAATATTTGGCGCGGGAGGTGCACGATACGCTCGCCCAACGCCTCACCGCACTGTCCTTGCAGGCTGGCCAAATGCAAAAATCTTTAGCTACCAGCCACGATGCGGAACTCACCAGCGCCCTGCAGGATACGAAACGCTATTCGGATCAAGCGCTCAAAGATCTCCGAACCCTCGTCACCTCACTGAGAGCCCAAGGCGAGAAAGAACCAACAGTTCCTTCGGTCGCTCCCAGTGGGTTCCAGGACCTCAAAGCCCTCTTAGATGACGCTGTGCACCAAGGTCTGACCATTCAACCGCAGATCATGCTCAATAACTACGAGGCCGCCCCAGACGCGCTGCAACGAGCCGTATTACGGATTACCCAGGAAGCCCTAACGAACGCTTTACGTCACAGCACCGATAAACGTGTGAACCTTCGGCTGGAAGGGCAGCCCGGGGAAGGCCTATTGCTGGAGTTCACCAACACACGCGACGCGCAGCATCATTTTGCGGGCGGGACCGGCACCGGGTTGCTGGGCATCAAAGAGCGGGCCGAGCTCCTCGGCGGAAGGATCCAAGAAGAGTATCTTCCTCAGCACTTTCGGCTCACAGTCCATCTGCCCTGGACATTGGAGTCGGTCGAAGCACTCTAA
- a CDS encoding response regulator transcription factor, whose translation MAIRVVIVDDETMTLRNLVAIVEADPTMEVVGSATNGLDALQQIRDTRPDLVVMDLYLPGEIDGVESIRRVQNLLNPPKVLAATSFDLESYTRGALEAGAVGFILKNDAETLLLPALRAAADGEPMVSPQTTIRLIESFLRPSTAPEIAQARERIAALAPRELEVAHLIGHGKSYKQIGAELNIAPDTVKSTVTRAMQKADADNGAQLAFLVGQARLDIKDAE comes from the coding sequence GTGGCAATCAGGGTAGTGATAGTAGACGACGAGACCATGACGCTGCGGAACCTCGTGGCCATTGTCGAAGCTGACCCGACGATGGAAGTGGTCGGTTCCGCGACAAACGGGCTGGATGCTTTGCAGCAGATACGCGATACTCGACCTGATTTGGTCGTCATGGACCTCTACCTGCCAGGTGAGATCGACGGCGTGGAATCTATTCGACGTGTCCAAAACTTGCTTAACCCACCCAAAGTTCTGGCCGCCACAAGTTTCGATCTCGAGTCGTATACTCGCGGGGCACTCGAGGCTGGGGCAGTCGGCTTTATTCTCAAAAACGATGCCGAAACACTACTACTCCCAGCGCTTCGTGCGGCAGCAGACGGGGAGCCTATGGTTTCACCGCAAACCACTATCCGCCTCATTGAAAGCTTTCTCCGTCCCTCCACCGCGCCCGAAATCGCTCAAGCCAGGGAACGTATCGCCGCATTAGCACCGCGCGAACTGGAAGTTGCGCATCTTATCGGACACGGCAAGTCCTATAAGCAGATTGGTGCGGAACTGAACATCGCACCGGATACCGTCAAATCCACGGTGACGCGTGCTATGCAAAAAGCTGACGCTGATAACGGAGCTCAATTGGCCTTTCTTGTCGGCCAAGCACGGCTTGATATCAAGGACGCTGAATAA
- a CDS encoding carboxylate-amine ligase — protein MTLLGIEEEFLLVDQDALFPVAPTKHQTAALQHIAVAGGQATLEWLRCQIEHASAVLGDTQTATEALLAFRQELAAVTRQFNIAAVPVGAAPRIDGRGATISDADRYLQLAELAPGIAADQYINGMHVHVTIPNPEAGVQALNGLRPWLPLLTALSANSPFWQGRDSGFASWRTIHYRRWMVSGMPPYFQDFEDYTRRVEALLASDVVTDHGGICWLARLSHRHPTIEVRACDVQLQVSDAVVLAALIRGLVSAAVDQPPRSQPQVELLDVSLWQAAKFGLTGRLLDPFSGTPYPAKKLVWQAFQHALPYIEAFGDDELVRAGLELLLAEGTGATRQRAVYQCEGIPGVLRYAAEASTARHRRLPDTHETRTSTSSSDDAGHPSGLAS, from the coding sequence ATGACCCTGCTGGGGATAGAAGAAGAATTCTTACTCGTTGATCAAGACGCGTTATTCCCGGTTGCCCCCACGAAGCATCAGACGGCCGCCTTACAACACATTGCCGTAGCCGGTGGCCAGGCCACACTTGAGTGGCTTCGATGTCAGATCGAGCACGCCTCAGCGGTCTTGGGAGATACGCAAACTGCCACTGAGGCCCTGTTAGCTTTTCGGCAAGAACTGGCCGCCGTGACGCGTCAGTTCAACATCGCCGCAGTGCCGGTGGGCGCTGCACCTCGGATCGATGGGCGCGGCGCAACGATCAGCGATGCGGACCGGTACCTCCAATTAGCAGAGCTCGCCCCCGGCATCGCAGCGGACCAATACATTAACGGGATGCACGTCCACGTCACCATCCCTAACCCGGAAGCAGGCGTACAAGCGCTCAACGGTCTTCGCCCGTGGCTGCCCTTGCTGACGGCGCTCAGTGCGAATTCACCTTTCTGGCAGGGCAGAGATTCCGGTTTCGCTAGCTGGCGGACCATTCACTACCGCCGGTGGATGGTCAGTGGCATGCCCCCATATTTCCAGGATTTTGAGGACTACACCAGGCGCGTCGAAGCACTGTTGGCCAGCGATGTGGTCACTGACCACGGTGGTATTTGCTGGTTGGCACGCTTGTCGCACCGTCACCCCACCATTGAGGTCAGGGCCTGTGATGTGCAACTGCAGGTCTCAGACGCCGTTGTCTTGGCGGCCCTCATCCGTGGTCTGGTCAGTGCCGCTGTCGATCAACCTCCACGGTCCCAACCCCAGGTCGAGCTACTTGATGTGAGCCTTTGGCAAGCAGCAAAGTTTGGTCTGACAGGACGTTTGCTCGATCCGTTTAGCGGCACTCCGTACCCTGCCAAAAAGCTAGTATGGCAAGCCTTCCAGCACGCACTCCCATATATCGAAGCTTTCGGTGATGATGAACTAGTTCGAGCTGGACTAGAGCTGTTGCTGGCCGAAGGTACCGGAGCAACCCGACAACGGGCGGTCTATCAGTGTGAGGGCATCCCAGGCGTCCTGCGCTACGCGGCTGAGGCTTCAACAGCACGGCATCGACGCTTACCCGACACCCATGAAACCAGAACTTCGACATCGTCGTCAGATGATGCTGGTCATCCGTCCGGTTTGGCTTCCTGA
- the rplJ gene encoding 50S ribosomal protein L10 — translation MANAEKTAAVEELAELFRNSSSAVFTEYRGLTVEEITNLRRALGENATYAVAKNTLTAIAAEQAGVTALEGKLTGPTAIAFVSGETVDVAKVIRDFAKDHDKLVIKGGYMDGQPLDEAQVIQLANLESRETLLSMMAGAMKGSLSKAAATFQAPLEKAVRLAEALREKQDEAA, via the coding sequence ATGGCGAATGCTGAAAAAACTGCAGCCGTGGAAGAGCTTGCGGAACTGTTCCGCAACTCATCCTCAGCTGTATTCACAGAATACCGTGGTCTCACCGTAGAAGAGATCACGAACCTGCGTCGTGCTCTGGGTGAGAACGCTACTTACGCCGTGGCGAAGAACACGCTGACTGCTATTGCGGCAGAACAGGCCGGAGTTACAGCTCTAGAAGGCAAACTCACCGGTCCTACCGCAATCGCATTCGTCTCAGGTGAGACTGTAGACGTTGCTAAAGTCATTCGTGATTTCGCCAAGGACCACGACAAACTGGTCATCAAGGGCGGCTACATGGATGGCCAACCACTTGATGAAGCCCAAGTTATCCAGTTGGCAAACCTCGAATCTCGCGAGACTTTGCTATCGATGATGGCTGGCGCAATGAAGGGCTCCCTGTCCAAGGCAGCCGCTACATTCCAAGCCCCACTCGAGAAAGCTGTTCGCCTCGCAGAAGCGCTGCGCGAAAAGCAAGACGAAGCTGCATAA
- the rplL gene encoding 50S ribosomal protein L7/L12, translating into MAKLSTEELLDAFKELSLLELSEFIKAFEEEFDVTAAAPVAMAAAPAGGGDDAAAEEQTEFDVVLESPGDAKIGVIKEVRALTSLGLKDAKDLVDAAPKAVLEGVDKAAADAAKEALEGAGATVTVK; encoded by the coding sequence ATGGCAAAACTGTCCACTGAAGAACTGTTGGATGCTTTCAAAGAGCTATCCCTGCTAGAACTGTCCGAATTCATCAAAGCATTTGAAGAAGAATTCGACGTAACCGCTGCTGCACCAGTCGCAATGGCTGCTGCTCCAGCCGGTGGTGGCGACGACGCCGCTGCTGAAGAACAGACCGAATTCGACGTTGTTCTCGAATCTCCTGGTGACGCCAAGATCGGTGTTATTAAAGAAGTTCGCGCTCTGACCTCCCTGGGTCTGAAAGACGCCAAAGACCTCGTTGATGCCGCTCCAAAGGCTGTCCTCGAGGGTGTTGACAAGGCTGCTGCAGACGCTGCCAAGGAAGCACTCGAAGGCGCTGGCGCGACCGTCACCGTAAAATAA
- a CDS encoding histidine phosphatase family protein, whose translation MKWAFVRHGRTEWSRKRLLQGRTDNPLSAEGYFEATKAAQTLQRRGQWHAIYSSPLIRSVQTAQRVAEILGMARVQTLDNLIERDFGPAEGIHLADFDEETRMELMCAEESDEEVQHRALGAFRHIARHHPSQNVILVGHGTLFRLGLSAVLAYEHPPILNGDVLEFPADSFQNLEMEQPSQS comes from the coding sequence ATGAAGTGGGCTTTTGTACGTCACGGACGCACGGAGTGGAGTCGAAAGCGATTACTCCAGGGTCGTACCGACAATCCCTTGAGCGCCGAGGGATACTTTGAGGCCACGAAAGCTGCCCAGACCCTGCAGCGCAGGGGGCAATGGCATGCAATCTACTCCTCACCGTTGATACGGTCTGTCCAAACCGCACAACGAGTCGCTGAGATCCTAGGCATGGCACGCGTACAGACACTCGACAATCTCATTGAACGCGATTTCGGTCCGGCTGAAGGCATCCACTTGGCGGATTTTGATGAAGAAACTCGCATGGAGCTCATGTGCGCTGAAGAATCTGATGAAGAAGTCCAGCATCGTGCGCTGGGGGCTTTTCGCCATATCGCGCGTCACCACCCGTCGCAGAACGTGATCTTGGTAGGCCACGGCACATTATTTCGCTTGGGACTCTCTGCGGTTCTAGCTTACGAGCATCCTCCCATCCTCAATGGGGACGTCTTAGAGTTTCCTGCAGATTCCTTCCAGAACCTCGAGATGGAACAACCATCGCAGTCCTGA